aattccgcttgctaaaacaaacaagcaaaaagcgcttggacagttgataaagcgagcgcagctctgagggcatccaagctgtcggctagtgtaaacacaggtcgcacacgtgatgtcagcatttttttgtcgcggaaagtgacgttgcggaccttaaaactccggttttgtctgtccacacgcagacacccaaaacggagaaaacgcagatcttcactttggccggagtttttaaaaagatctgttttcgtgtgaaaaactctgttttcgtgtggatgacaggccaaaacgtagaaaattatctacgttttggcagatccccggctacgtgtggacagggcctcagtgacCTCAGTCCCAGAGATTGGAGAATCCaagccaaagtccccagactccgcttcctcactggaaggcatgccggtgggattgaggaggtcttataagtgttctgcccaccgatccacaacaacccgagcagaggtcagcagcacaccgttcccACTATAGATAATGTTGGTAGCGCATtttccaaatttgatccaaatcTGAAGAGGAGTCATTTTCAAAtgaaaacaaaagcaaaaaaagcaacaaaaaaaccCTTCATTTCCCTGGGTTAATACCATAACAGCTTCTTTCACCACAATGGGACCAGACACCTACTTAGAATTGCtagatgtttttgtttctgaTGAATGCATGAGGTTGATGCATGTATTTCACTAAAAAACTAGGTACAGAACTCTCACCACTCCCATCAACGATCATCCCTAAGACGTTGTTAAgagacatgaaaaaatgtttaaagctAGCTTGGTTTGCATATTTGCCAGTTTAGCTTTAAAGTTAAGTACAGGTCTGCCTGAGACCACACATGTTTAAATACACCTAAAGCAACTATTTCATCAATGCACAGTAACTCCCCACAGACCTCCTTACTGCTGGCCTCTAGGACTTTGTTCATCACATAATCCTGTTCCTCTCCAGGCTCCACACTGAGCAGATCAAAGCGGAGGCTGCTGTTGGTGGAAGAGGTGAGACCTCGACAGTACTGAAGAGCCTCCTCCCAGCTCTTGTTCTCCTTCACTAAAAACACGTTCTCTGTGATGCAGATGAAAGGAAGACTGATGCCACAATCTTGGCTAGCTAAATCCATCGTCACTGCATTGATGGAGGCACAGTTGCCATTTGCACTTGGCTCGCCATATGCCCAGGGTGTATATGGTGAGTATCCTGAGATATAGCTCCATGAGTTACCTGAAGAACAGATGTGGAAAATGTGCACATGATTAACAAATATAAAGTCAGTAATCTCTCATGGTGTGCTATGTAGCTAAAACACTATAAACTGTATAATaagtaaagaaaaaaaatctttaaaaattagaaaatatttgCCTATACCATTTCTTTGGAGTCCAGTCCAAATGGGAAAGTTCTGCTCTTTAACAGCTTCGTTCACATTGTTCGTTCCCAATTTTACCAGCTGGCCCTTTCCTTGATTGATGCAGTAGGCCTGAGCCTGGTTCCAAGTCATTGCATCTGGTATGAATTTATATACAGTTGCATCGATGCTCTGACAGATGAAGAAGAGTTTCATCTCACAAGGTTGGGTGCAAACCCTTTCAAGagaaaaagagaaataaaaaaagaatattCACTACAGTAAAAAAGAGGTTTACAAGATTGCTCTTAAGAAAAGatgtaaaaataatcaaaatTGTTGTGTATTTTTGTACTTGGGTACACACTTGATTTGTTCTCCTCGCACATCTAAGTGAAATAAAGCACAGGGCTAGACGGCTACATGTATTTAAAAAGGTCAGTGAGTTTCTGTTTACCTTCACTATGGGTGTTTCACGGGTAACGTTGCCCATTTTTTGCTAATGTAGTGTTTGGCAAATTGAGTGCTCtgcatatatatattacctctacttatgaccaacaatctgtgatactctatctaaatatagaatatcaaccttgctttgtctttacggtgtttaatcagaagatctgGGATTCTTGCTTCATCAGGCGATtgcacacacttcgttttgattcagaaaagagtcaggtttataaaagtaagaatttattttacaaacaattaaaacatgacaagttaattaagcatttactgtgagtggatggaactagatgtgatgtaagaacctatgtgtgaaaggtgttagctctcctagatacagaagttctgactgagttctggatgtaaaataatttagtttgcgttaagctatggagttggttcttatcaaaacacatcagacgctatcggtcgtgtctacatacccacttgaagaccctcgtgatagatccggaatgtcaaagTCCACGGACtaccaggcaccgaggtccgtagaagaaactgcggccccactaaaccggtcttagagttgtctccaggtcacaacagatggatggaaccgcgcgtctgggactctgaaggagtctaaacaatatcagcttgttctgcaggaactgttgcggtatcagctttgcaggtgcaaaaagattttgacgacgtgtcaaaaaatttgatgggttaaagaggtgttgcttaagatggccggtctgaaactttctctagaactgagaaaTCACCCGAGAAtgatccagttttgatgttctcatgatttgtgtagccaaccaaaggctgacaggtttgagaaatgttaccaagaaactcagaaacacgccttctttgataccggaggctctgatctggggtaagggattatttatgtgtcatgggtttaacttaaccttactttctccttgtgtgagtgcaaatggtgatgaccttgtcatatcaacatgctgaaacatatttcagtcACTGTAATCACAACATAACattaatttcaaacttcaatcattgagcacagattaatgaaacatttcattatattataattattataagtagcaataaacaaatgtttatttaatgattatctagcttaaaagttttagaagttcatctcTGATTTAAgaaatccgggctgcgagtgttccttatatggaggaatgaagaatcctgaaagattaGTCCTTGAGGTGAAAATGttgttgttgacatttcgttatctgtgttcagagctgcaggctctgagctccagctggtgggatgaaggcaggctgattaaaaggggacacatgcagtcttgtgtcttctTTTTgaacagatgttgaatggtcaactgtacctaaaaactgaccattgttgGACATTACACTAGTTAAGCAATTGGAAATCTGCaagttacttttattttgaaagttttaggATGTTTGACACTGCTTTCGTGTTTGACCTTCTGTCTGACCCGATCTGAACTGTGAAGTTTGACATTTTCTGGAATCATCCCATCCTTATGCTTCTGGGATGGGTCCAAAATGTGACACACATGGGTGGAAAGGAATACGTTCACTAAACTGCAGCAAAGTATGTTTCAAGTATGTTTCGCGTACATTTTGCGGGCGTTTCACAATGCTTTTGTgtctggtggaaaggaggggtgacTGGGCCTTTCCACCAAACACATACACATTGCGAAATGTAGTTTGCAGCAATTACCCGCATTTATAGTGGATGGGAGTTTTTCCACTGCTGTAAAAGCTTCAAGTTTATGTTTTACTTATGAGCTTCTACACAATGTCAAGTTTAGATTGGGTCAGACTGgatgtcaaacacaaaagcagtggtaAACATtctgaaatttaaaaaataaaagtaaaattcaGATTTCCAATTGCTTTACTAGAAAAAAGTGGGCATCATTACCTGTGACACTTCCAAAGCAGAAGTAAGCAGAACAGAAAATCAAGACCTTTCAGGATGCATGCTGCCATCTTCCTCCTTGCTTGATTTTGTGTGAACTCCTGAAATCATGTGTGGTTATGCAGTTCTCCAGTGATTTATTGACCTTGCAGGACCCGCTGCATGGAACACTTTTGCTGCCATTTTGTGTTCGAAACGCTTTCGGTTTCAAGGGCGCTCGCAGGTAAAACACGTTTATCACGTTAAGCGCCACTTACACATCGAGTGGAAAGGATGGGTGACAGTCAGGGTGCCCTGTAATGAACTGGGTGCCTCCTAGGTTACCagggtctgtctgtccgtctgtctgtctgtctgtctgtctgtctgtctgtctgtctgtctgtctggttGTCAGACTCATAGAAGATTTCAAAAGATGATTATTAAAAATATAACAGTATAACCTGTATACTAATTTGTGAAACACATGATCCTGAAGAACAGTATCAACTTACTTGCTGTCAACATATTGGACTGCAGCACAGTTGGTGATGTCAATGATTGCAGTTGTTCCACCCAACCAGAGTGCACTATCCACTCCACCACGAGGATCAATCCAGGCAAAATACCACAACGGGTTTAAAATGGTCAGATTGGATTGCTTGTAAATGGTGGCCAGACCAGTGAACTGTCTTTaggagggaaaaaaaagttttACATTATATTAAAACATTTTGTGATCAAaggttttgtttatttgttgctTTAAGTCTGCATTAATCtagtctggcctgccagactcgtcctctatttaattctgcacagagtcttctgcacagagagagagtctgataactcacaggcagagaggggcACAAGGGGCAGGACTAGCCagttcaaaaataaccaatcaaagAAAAAGGCCGACCgtaccgcgcaacgctgtagtttttagctgtagtcaaaaatagcGTCTGGTaatggtgcaaacatctttttctttttttagaagaaatgcttttagcgcttctacttgttgtggttttaaagacatttaagtCGTTAAGAACAGAGGAAAGTGCTGCAGCGAACTCTgctgctgtcttcgttgtttatgagaaactgagcgtcgctgtgtgtgatgtccgcgacgctgtagttttctagctgtagtcaaaaatggcatctggcgacagTGCAAAAaatttttctttagaagaaatgctttcagtgcttctacttgttgtagttttaaagatgtgttcaggtcacttagaacagaggaaagagccgcagcaaacttcgcttcagtcgccatgtttatgaaaaACTCGGGGTTGCGGTGTGTGACGTATACTACTCAGTGCTGACTGGCTCGGTTaggattctcagggggtggggttacttgaattggagagttcccagaccctttctctgtgcagaattaaacagaggaggagtctggcaggccaggctagcatgTATCAAAATGCACGAGTAAATAACGCGTGTAAGGCTACGATTCTTAGATGAAGTTAAAGCAGAAAAGAAATTATTGCATTAACCCAAAATGAGAGCCTTAGGTGAACGTCTGGATTGGAACTGGTTTTATAAACATCATGTCAAGTATTGAATCATCTGAAGCTAACATCAATGCCTGTATTTAACCAAACACCACTTATTCGTGTTATCTTAGTGTAGTGGGATTAATTCACCTGCCACCAAGAACTGAGTGACATATTAGTGGAGCTGCTAATATAAATAGAGCTTGGGATGGCTCTAACATGCTGTCTCTGCTTTGGCTCAAACATCCGTTGGACCCTGTGAGAAGCAGTGCATTTGTGTTCTGGGTACCTGTGTGTGGATTGGGAACATTATGCAAACTCTGCAGTAGTTCATGGAGTCTGTAATTGATCGATTGCTCCTGCCGCAGGAATTGTTTGCATGTTGTCACCCGGAGAAACAGAAGTCTTCTCCTTATCCTAGCTTCCCCAAAAAGATACGGCCTGCTCTCCACTCAGCTGTTAGCATAAAGTAAGATTAATTTACCTGTTTTCCAGATTGAGGAAGTTGTGGATCCCTACAGGGAACCCTTCTCTTCTACTTTGTTCTGCCTTGTtctctccatgtgtgtgtgtgtgtgtgtgtgtgtgtgtgtgtgtgtgtgtgtgtgtgtgtgcgtgcgtgtgcatgcgttgaTGACAGTCTATGCTGAGCCACTTCCTGACAGCCTGGTATTGGTCAGCTGCCACAGTATTTTTAAGAAGTGTTTTTGCCCTCACTCTtgcttcttttccttttcttatGCAGGCTGAGAGCTGACAATAGTGATTGAGCCCTGATGATCCCCCCCAATGTCATGTGTACCTCAAGTTACGCCACACCCTGGATGCATGCACGTGCGATGGGAGTGAATTGGTTTTATCGTTTCTCTAACGAAAGTCTGGTATCCATGTTTTGCAGCCCCATCAGTAGGCTTAGATTTAGATTTTACTTGTTTTAGTTCATTTAATAAATTCAAAGTTAATTGTTGGAACCCCATCTTAAGCTGTGAAAGTTGATGTACCTTACCATCGCCCTCGCCTCACTCTCACAATCACTCTCCCccgatctgggaggggctcagagtagagccacacCCCCTCCAGTATCAGCTCTATCTTGTGTAGGAGAAATTGTTCTATTCCTGCCTCGTTTTAGGCATACAGATCCTacaaccaaagactcacaaagaaCAGAAACTTTTTAAAAGTGTGTTGTGCTAATAGAGGCAGGAGAGACTCAGgagggcagcacaaaaggatgaaaGGTGACTTTTGCAGAAAAGAGAATTTCCAAGGCGACTTTGTGTTTAATAAAATGTTCCATTTCTCAGGGCAACTTGTGATGGATTGTGAATCAATTACACATTTTACAAAATCTGGTTCACATGCAGTAAAAGTTTAAATATAAACTTATTTGGAGTTTGTCTAAGTTAGACACAGGTTAATTAGACCAAAGATGTGTATTTTTTAAGGCACATGCTATCTTTTACTGGCATGTTTTAGGTTTACAAAAATATTCATCATAATTAAGCAGCTGCATACAGTCTTACTTCAGTCATGAAGATGACTCCTCTTTGTGCATTTGTTTGACAGAAACGTTCTACCTGCTGCTTTGTGCTCTCTGCTGTTGTTTTTCTGACAAAATCCAGTGAAATGTCAACTAGACAATGTTAAATTAGTGGTGTACGGTACATAGTCAGTTATTTTATAAATAGTATTAATTTACTgtgaatgaaaataaaacaaaactcacTGCTTGCAGAATGTTTGTGCATCGTTCCAGGTAGCACCACTTCTAAACATTTTGTAGTCTCGTGACACCACAGATGTTAATCCTGATGCAATGTTGCTGAAGAAGAGGAGTCCAAAAATGCTGCTCTTCATTTTCAGAAAtctgatataaaaataaaaatatttgactAATCGGTGATTATGGCAAGGTTGTGAGAATTACATAAAATCACAAGCTTTTTACTAACAAAATCCAACAAAATGTTTTGTGCTATTTAAGCTACATCCGAAcccattacattattacaaactacagactaccccccacccccgtggATAATCACCTGTTCTGATGAGTTGTTTCTTGTAAGTGTTGTTGATGCGCAACGGGCTCCTGGTGTCCAGCTGGATGTCTTGTTTATTTACTTTCAGTATTTTAGAAAACTCATTTGACTTGCAGACACAATCAAAGTCAACAATCGTGCTGCTTCCTCTGTCGATATTTGAATACTGCCAAACACGGGGAACAGCTTCCTACATGCAAATAGACTGAGGGATCATGTTTTTCAGTGCAAGTCTCAAGTTACCAACTCATATTGTTGGTTTGAAGATTTTCACTTTTGTTCAAATGAGTACATGAAGGCTGTGTCTGGAAAAAAGTGCTGAGCCTTTGTGCACAAGATATTTAATATGTGCATAAGAGCATTTGTTGTAATTCCATTTCAAATCAGCAATGGGAAGAGTTTTAATCTACTTTTAATCTCAGTTTGGTTATAAAGACATTGTAGCCTTGTTTGTCCTTTAAAACTGACATTGTGTCTGAATGACTTTCATCACAAATGTTGAGATCTTGTAGCCTATTTCAGCACAAATCCCATCCTAGCCTTGATCAGAGAATCACTTTTATTCTTGAGTACATCAGAGCCTAACCACACCTCTTCCTCTTCACCTACCTGTGACGTACAACTCTCTGAAACATCTGTGTCCTGACAACAACAACTATGATGgtaaaatagtaaatggcctgtatttgatatagcgccttctagagtcctggaaccccccaaggcgctttacaacacaatcagtcattcacccattcacacactggtggggatgagctacgatgtagccacagctgccctggggtgcactgacagaggcgaggctgccgagcactggcgccaccagtccctccgaccaccaccagcaggcaacgtgggttaagtgtcttgcccaaggacacaacgacagcgacagactgagcggggctcgaacctgcaaccttccgattacggggcgagcacttaactcgacTTTAAACAACAGAGCAGCAATGTGGGTCTCTGCCACTCCGGCCATGCATGTGCAGTGAGCAGCCTCAACCCTCCCATTGGAGCTCACAATGACCCATGGCTGTACTGCAGTTTCATTCAGTCGTTGCGAGTGCAGGACCTTAAACACACAAAAATCACTTTTAATATTAAGCCTGTAATTAACCAAGGCTAATATAGATGGGTTGGCTGTACATGCAAATCAAAAACTGTAACAAGGAAGTTGTTTAGAAAGTTATCATGTTCAAAGCGACTTACCTTTGTCTTAATGACAACATACTCGCAGCGTAGAGTTTTAAAGACGGACAAATCTTGCACCCAGCCGTTCGTGAATTGGATGTGGGCCTCCAGGGATTTATAATTCTTAAACTGCTTCGCTGTGTATGCGCTTACTCCACAGACAAGGTATGCGAAGATATCGGGATAGGACAAAGGCGGAAGATCGTCTGGGTTACCACTCCACTTCGTTATTTCATATGGGTCCACATTACCGAAGCAAGCAATTTTTTCAAAGTACCTTCTCTTGACGTCTGGGCACAATCGGTCGTGATACAGCCCTTTTTCTTTTGCGCTAATTTTGAGCGTGATTCTATCACTCCCAATTCCAACACTCCAACACTGTGTGCTTGTTTACCTCTCTGGCCAACTGTCATGGCGCCGCGATCCCACAATGCACTGTGGCGTGACATCACGCTCCAAAGCCCTATAGTCCATTGTTTTCCTCGTAGCCACTCTTAGGGGTCTTTAGCTGTGTGTTTTGCTTTCTGACACaggccagcacatttctctcttgAATCCCAGaaagcagccccagaacataacagaACCTCCTTCATGTTTCAGTTTCACAACTTATTTGCAGAAGTTCATGTGATGCTAAAAATCAATGCATCACAAAACGTTTTTGCTCTCTAAACCAGTGGGTTTTAATCCTATAGTCCTGGAGGGTTATTATCCAGCATGTTGTAGTTTTAAGCTTGTTCCAACGCACCATAttctcaatcagcaggtgattaatgtCACGAACGTGCgtgcctggtgagtggagcggtcatcagatgaggatccaaacgcggggaggaacaaggcgaacaggtgagtctGTTTCACAAAGGTTTATTAgaaacacacgctggacactgaaacaatgacacgacagggaacacagaacagaaggggtttaaatacaagaggagcgggagctatggtgattgggaaacaagaggcaggtgggagcaattaacggagaacagacaaaacctaagagtagacaggacagggcgtgacagaacccccccccccccccccccctcaaagggcggatcccagacgcccacaggaacaaggagcagggcgggaggagggggacgcggagggagggcccagaggaaccgagggaccacaggagaggcggcagggatcagcagagtcaggaggcctgcgcctgctgcagatgaggaggcgacgggcccttggaggtcggcgcctgctgcagatgaggaggcgatgggcccttggaggccggcgcctggggcagatgaggaggcgacgggcccttggaggccggcgcctggggcagatgaggagacgaggacgaaccctagggggcctgcgtctggggcagatgaggaggcgacagtcccttggaggccggcgcctggggcagatgaggaggcgacagtcccttggaggccggcgcctggggcagatgaggaggcgaggacaggcccttggaggcctgtgccaggggcagatgaggagatggggacggacccttgggggcctgcaccTGGggtagaagaggaggcgacgggccctgggagggcggcgcctgtggtagaggagccctgcaggctgggccggggacacaagcaggaccggcgacaaagtccctgcaggctggaccggagcgaccttcagagtcaccatcagaaccggacacggaggagacgtcagaccagacgcgacgtcatcggacgagccgacttcaggatggcaggcggcgacgtcatcggacgagccgacttcaggaggggaggcggcgacgtcatcggacgagccgacttcaggagtgcaggcggcgacgtcatcggacgagccgacttcaggagtgcaggcggcgacgtcatcggacgagccgacttcaggagtgcaggcggcgacgtcatcggacgagccgacttcaggagtggaggcggcgacgtcatcggacgagccgacttcaggagtggaggcggcgacgtcatcggacgagccaacttcaggagtggaggcggcgacgtcatcagacgagccaacttcaggagtggaggcggcgacgtcatcagacgagccaacttcaggagtggaggcggcgacgtcatcagacgagccaacttcaggagtggaggcggcgacgtcatcagacgagccaacttcaggagtggaggcggcgacgtcatcagacgagccaacttcaggagtggagacggcgacgtcatcagacgagccaacttcaggagtggaggcgtcgacccttggattggaggcgtcga
This genomic window from Nothobranchius furzeri strain GRZ-AD chromosome 9, NfurGRZ-RIMD1, whole genome shotgun sequence contains:
- the LOC139071646 gene encoding uncharacterized protein, which translates into the protein MVRQFTGLATIYKQSNLTILNPLWYFAWIDPRGGVDSALWLGGTTAIIDITNCAAVQYVDSKVCTQPCEMKLFFICQSIDATVYKFIPDAMTWNQAQAYCINQGKGQLVKLGTNNVNEAVKEQNFPIWTGLQRNGNSWSYISGYSPYTPWAYGEPSANGNCASINAVTMDLASQDCGISLPFICITENVFLVKENKSWEEALQYCRGLTSSTNSSLRFDLLSVEPGEEQDYVMNKVLEASSKEIWIKFGKCATNIIYSGNGVLLTSARVVVDREEAESGDFGLDSPISGTEVTEALSTRSRGSAKTSSLYAALVLIRKCGTAVLSGRNKRWCNNLILALRALVPMNNGVACLCTRKDEEVCTTLNMDHSKLRKELSQEFRMLKTPFD